The genomic region TGAGCGTGCCTTACTCGAAAGAATGGGTGATCAACCTGGGGATTCTGTATATCCCGTTGTGCATGATGGTCCTGGTCGGATCCTCCAATGCGGTGAACCTGGCCGATGGTCTGGACGGTCTGGCCTGCGGCACGCTTATTTTTTCCGCGCTCACCTATCTGGTTTTCGCTTATCTGGCCGGCAACGCGCGTTTTTCCGAGTACCTTCGGATCATGGCGGTTCCTGGCGCTGGCGAGTTGGCCGTTGTACTGGCGGCGATGGTCGGTGCCTGTTTGGGATTTCTCTGGTACAACGCTTACCCTGCCGAGATTTTTATGGGTGATACCGGGTCCTTATTTCTGGGCGGATCGATCGGTCTGACCGCGCTCTGCGTCAAACAGGAGCTGCTATTGGTCATTGTGGGCGGCATCTTTGTGGCCGAGGCTCTTTCCGTGTTAGCCCAGGTCTATTCCTTTCGCGTGCATAAACGCCGTATCTTCAAGATGGCTCCGTTGCATCACCACTTTGAACTGATCGGCTGGCCCGAAACAAAAGTCACGATCCGTTTCTGGATCATCGCCATCGTCCTCGGACTTGTGGCGCTATCCTCACTCAAACTACGGTAATCCGGTATGTCCACTGACTTCAAGAACCGCCGTGTCGGTGTGCTCGGCGCCGGCAAGTCAGGACTGGCGGCTGCGGCTCTCCTGAAACGCCTGGGGGCGGACGTGCTTCTCAGTGATCAGGGGAAGATAGCGGGCGAGATTCCCAACGGGATTGCCGTCGAAGAAGGGGGACACTCATCCCGCTTGCTCGAGACCGATCTCCTGATCCGAAGCCCCGGCGTCCCCGGTCATTTGCCCCTTCTTGAAAAAGCGTCTCAGCAGGGAATCCCCGTCTGGAGCGAGATGGAACTGGGTTACCGGCAGATCCTGCCTGCCGGCAGGCAGGCCCGATACCGTGAGCTGATCGCCATTACCGGCACCAACGGCAAGACTACCACCACCACACTCGTCGGAGAATTCTTCAAGGCCGCGCGGCGCCACACGCTTGTCGGTGGAAATATCGGAACACCCCTCTCCTCGCTTGCGCTGCGTTCGACCACTCAATCCGTCCTGGTCCTGGAAATTTCCAGTTACCAGTTGGAAAACATTGAGACGTTCCACCCGACGATCTCCGCCATTTTAAACATTACGCCAGATCATCTGGAACATCATGGAACCATGCGGGCATACGCCGCAGCCAAAGGAAGGATTTTTGAGAACCAGACTTCCGAGGATGTGTGCATTCTGAATGCCGATGATGCCTGGTGTCGGCGTTTGGCCCGGCGTTGCCGCGCCCGCGTGTTCCTCTTTAGCCGCCAACGGACCTTATCTCAAGGGATCTATTTGGATCAGGGCGCTCTGGTGCTTCGGTGGAAAGGCCGCTGCACGCGTTGGGAGTTTAAAACCCTTCTGCCAGGTCCCCACAATATTGAGAATATTCTGGCGGCGGTTGCGATGGCGGTTGCCGGTAACGTTCCCTTGTCTGTGATTCAACGGGTGCTGGCCCGGTTCCGGGGGGTTGAGCATCGCCTTGAACGGGTTAGGCACCTGGACGGGGTTCGCTACATTAACGACTCCAAGGGAACCAATGTGGATTCCACGCGCGTGGCGCTCGCCTCTTTTTCCGAACCGCTGGTGGTGATCATGGGGGGGCGAGGGAAAGGGTCCCCTTATACACCGTTAAAACCCTTATTGAAGAAACGGGCCAAAAGGATTCTTTTGATCGGCGAAGAGTCGACACGCATTCGTCGGGAGTTGGGACGAACCGTTCCCTGTGAAGCGTGTGGCGCCTTACCCCGGGCGGTCCGCCGGGCGCGCGTCCTCGCGGCGCCCGGGGATGTGGTTCTGCTCTCCCCGGCCTGCGCGTCCTTTGATCAGTACCGGAACTATGAAGAACGTGGGAAACACTTTAAGGCGCTTGTACGAAAACTGACGTGAGATCCCGGGCTGTCATCGCGAGGACGTCAGATTCCTGGCGACCGTGGCGATCTGTCAGCTGTTTGACAGATTGCTTCGCTCCGCTCGCAATGACATCTTTTTTATGAACCGCCGAAAAGCGAAAACGTTGCGCATTGATCGTCCGCTGCTTCTGGCCACGCTCCTTCTTCTGGGGGTCGGTCTGGTGATGGTTTTTTCGGCCAGTGCCAACATGTCGGAAACACGTTTCGGCTCGGCCTATCTCTTTGTCCGGAAACAACTCCTGTGGGACGCGCTGGGGGCCGGTGCGATGTTCCTCTGCATGCGGATCGATTACCACCGCTGGCAAAAATGGTGCTGGCCTCTTTTAGGAATCGCCATTCTGTCGCTGGGAGCGGTGCTGGCCGTCGGTCCGGTTGTGAAAGGCGCTCAACGGTGGATTCACATGGGTCCTGTGACCTTTCAACCGTCGGAAATAGCCAAGCTCGCGCTTCTGCTTTGGCTGGCCGACTATCTGGATCGACACAAAAGCCATCTGAAGAATTTCCGCAGGGGATTTTTACCGCCGATGATGGTCGTGGGAGCTGTCCTTGGACTGATTCTGAAAGAACCGGACCTGGGCACGCCGATCCTGTTGGGGGGGGTCTGTTTGATGATGCTCTTTCTGGCTGGCGCCCGGCTGACGCATCTCGGGGGCACGATCCTTGCCGGTACCGGGCCGCTGATCTATGAGTTGTTTTGCGTCGGGTACCGCTACCGCCGGCTTAAAGTGTTTACAAATCCCTGGGCCGATGCGAGCGGCGCTGGCTATCAGCTGACTCAATCGTTGATGGCCTTTGGTTCGGGAGGGCTTTTTGGCAAGGGGCTTGGTGCCTCCACACTGAAACTGCTCTACCTGCCGGATCCCCATACAGACTTTATTTTTCCCGTGATCGGTGAAGAACTGGGTTTTATCGGCGCGCTCACGCTGGTCCTTCTGTTTGTTTTCTGGGGCATTCGGGGATGGCAGGTCGCTCGACGGGCGCCGGATCTTTTTGGCCAGCTCTTTGCAGCCGGGGTCACCGGCTGGGTTCTTTTACAGGCCGTCATTAATATGAGCGTCTCCTGTGGGCTGATGCCGACCAAAGGACTGCCGCTCCCTTTTGTTTCATTCGGCGGTTCATCCCTTGTCATTACGATGATGGCGGTCGGAATCATGCTGAACATTTCTTCTCAAGGACATATGGAACGCCGTTCAGAAACGCGGAGGTCCCACCAATGAGCGAACCATCCTCCAATCGGCCGCTGGCGTTGTTTGTAGCGGGGGGCACCGGCGGGCATCTCTACCCGGGCATCGCCGTGGCGCGCGCTTTTCGCGAGGCTGCGCCGTCCTGGGACGTCCTTTTTGTCATTCGCCGGGGGGACCTGGGACGAGAAGCGCTGGAACGGGAAGGATTGGCTGTCAGGGAAATAACCGGTCAGGGGATGCCGCGTGCGGTGACGTGGCGTGCGCTCCTGTTTCCATTTCGTTTTTTTACCGGAGCCTGGGAAGCCTGGCGTTTGGTTCGAAAGCACAAGCCCCGCGCCGTTATCGGGATGGGCGGTTACCTTTCCTTCCCCGTCTTGCTCGCCGCGCACCTGCAGCATATCCCGACCTTTATCCACGAACAAAACGTTTTACCCGGTCTGGCGAACCGGATCCTGGCGCGATGGGTCAATGCGGCGGCGGTCAGCTTCCCTGACAGCCAGTCCCGGTTGACGTCCAAACAGGTTTGGGTAACCGGTTTGCCGGTGCGTCAGGAGATCGGGAAGGTCTCTTCATTGGACGGGAAAAAAGCCTTCGGCCTCGACCCGGAGAAGATCACGTTTCTGATTTTTGGCGGGAGTCAGGGAGCGCAACACCTGAACGAGATTTTGCTCGACGTCTGGGGGAAACTGTCGCCGGAAACGGACCGGTTTCAAGTGCTTCATATCACGGGCCCGAGCCATCAGGCCGCCATGGAAACCGCGTACCGTTCCCTTCCGGTTCAATCGGTTGTTCTGGGGTATTGCCACGATATGCCGTCGGCATATGCCGCCGCTGATCTTGTGATTTGCCGGGCCGGTGCCTCAACGATCGCGGAGCTCCTGGCTGCCGAGCGGCCTTCGATTCTAGTTCCGTTTCCTTTTGCGTCCAAAAACCATCAGCTCTTGAATGCCCGGGTCCTGGAAAAAGAGGGTTTGGCCGAGGTGATTGAAGAGAGAAAGCTGGATCCGGAAGTCCTCGCCAGCCATTTGCGTAAATTAACGGCCCATCCCGAAATCCTCCAAGCCTGGCAAACCCGTTTCACCTCCAGCCAACTGCCGGAGATGCCTAAAGAAGCAGCCCTCCGGTTTGTAACAAATATCAAAAAGACATTAGACGTGTGACTCAGAAACGGCCCGGATAGGGAATTTCACACAGAATTCGGTGTGTCCCGGAACGCTTTGCACCTCGATCGTGCCGGAATGTTTTTCGACAATCTCATGGATGAGGCTCAGCCCCAGACCGGTTCCCTGACCGACCGGTTTGGTCGTAAAGAACGGATCAAAGATCTTCGAAAGGATCTCCGGTGGGATTCCCCCGCCGGTATCGGTGACTTTCAGGCAGACCCAAGACAGGGGATTTTCTTGCAACAATTCGGTCTTGATGCTCAAGACGCCTCCCGTCGGCATGGCATCCAGGGCATTCGTCGCCAAATTGATAATGACTTGCTGGATTTGATTCGGATTCCCCAGGATATGCGGTAGTTCCGGCTGCAGGCTCTTTTGAATATCCGCATTGATGAGACGGGCTTTGGCCTGGATCAGGTGGATGGCGGCTTCAAGCATCTGGTTCAAATCCATCGGTTCCAGTTCCGTCTTGGAAACGCGTGAAAAGACCAGTAGGTCCCGGACCAGATTCCTGCAACGAACGGCTTCCCGTACAATAGATTTGACGGCAGTCTCCAACGGGTTTCCCGGCGGGATGCGGACCAACGCGCCCTCGGCGAATCCGAGAATAACCCCCAGCGGATTGTTGATTTCGTGGGCCACCCCCGCGGCCAACTGTCCGACGGCTGACATTTTTTCCGATTGCCGGACCATGGCCTCCATATATTTGCGCTCGCTCACGTCTTTTAAGAGCAGCACAAAAGCCGCGGGTTGCCGGTTTTTGTCCAGCACGACAGAGGCGGACACGTTCAGAAAATGATCTTGAAAACCAAATTCATGGTCGCGGAAATTGCCGAGAGGAATGATCGACTCCATTTGTTCCAGGGAAAAAAGGCCGTGGCTGGCCTGGACCAGCGGAAGTCCCGTCAGGGAACCGGGTGTTTGATTGAAAAGGGTTTCCGCGGAAGCATTGGCCACACGGATCACACCTTCCCGGTCGACGACGAGCAGCGCTTCAACCATGGTGCTGATAATCTGCTCAACAGCAAAGGAGGGCGTGACATCGACCAATCGATACCGGAGGATCGTATAAAAACACGTGATAAGGAAAATGAGTGGCGGCAGCCATCCGAGGGGATAAACCGGCACTCCAAAACCGGGCAGGAAGTCATAGGATCCGACGTAGGAGATTATAAACGCAATGAAGAGAATATGGAGGCGTCTTTTCTTCTTCTCTTGGATGGCCCGGTGTTGTTCCCTCCATAAAATCCCCAGACACAATGTGATGAGAAGACCAAAGTAGCTGACATAAATCCGCATCCATGGCCCGAATTTCGCGTAGTAACCCCAGGAATAATGGTTGGTACCCAAGACCAGCCAGGGCGTGCAAACCATGATCCAGGCGAGTGG from Elusimicrobiota bacterium harbors:
- the mraY gene encoding phospho-N-acetylmuramoyl-pentapeptide-transferase encodes the protein MLYYVYLFKSSFSPLNVFQYITFRSAGAFLTALVINFLVAPAIIRWLRAQRGHQVRAEVPAQHKVKTGTPAMGGIIIYLSMIGSCLLWARLDDRFVLLQFVCCTVLFLIGYTDDYLKKLEGRKDGLNPSVKMSAQLLLGLFIAGYLYMNPPNLSFPSHLSVPYSKEWVINLGILYIPLCMMVLVGSSNAVNLADGLDGLACGTLIFSALTYLVFAYLAGNARFSEYLRIMAVPGAGELAVVLAAMVGACLGFLWYNAYPAEIFMGDTGSLFLGGSIGLTALCVKQELLLVIVGGIFVAEALSVLAQVYSFRVHKRRIFKMAPLHHHFELIGWPETKVTIRFWIIAIVLGLVALSSLKLR
- the murD gene encoding UDP-N-acetylmuramoyl-L-alanine--D-glutamate ligase; this encodes MSTDFKNRRVGVLGAGKSGLAAAALLKRLGADVLLSDQGKIAGEIPNGIAVEEGGHSSRLLETDLLIRSPGVPGHLPLLEKASQQGIPVWSEMELGYRQILPAGRQARYRELIAITGTNGKTTTTTLVGEFFKAARRHTLVGGNIGTPLSSLALRSTTQSVLVLEISSYQLENIETFHPTISAILNITPDHLEHHGTMRAYAAAKGRIFENQTSEDVCILNADDAWCRRLARRCRARVFLFSRQRTLSQGIYLDQGALVLRWKGRCTRWEFKTLLPGPHNIENILAAVAMAVAGNVPLSVIQRVLARFRGVEHRLERVRHLDGVRYINDSKGTNVDSTRVALASFSEPLVVIMGGRGKGSPYTPLKPLLKKRAKRILLIGEESTRIRRELGRTVPCEACGALPRAVRRARVLAAPGDVVLLSPACASFDQYRNYEERGKHFKALVRKLT
- a CDS encoding ATP-binding protein; amino-acid sequence: MGIPLLSAIADSANYTFSYLAVPYFLVGCLIVGLGLFALFWEGLSPIALSFFLLTIVFGGWQLGTSWMLVSNNPGSALFWMLLCLFFVNFIPVVIFLFMVVVTQQYYHFRPWIVTISLVSLPLAWIMVCTPWLVLGTNHYSWGYYAKFGPWMRIYVSYFGLLITLCLGILWREQHRAIQEKKKRRLHILFIAFIISYVGSYDFLPGFGVPVYPLGWLPPLIFLITCFYTILRYRLVDVTPSFAVEQIISTMVEALLVVDREGVIRVANASAETLFNQTPGSLTGLPLVQASHGLFSLEQMESIIPLGNFRDHEFGFQDHFLNVSASVVLDKNRQPAAFVLLLKDVSERKYMEAMVRQSEKMSAVGQLAAGVAHEINNPLGVILGFAEGALVRIPPGNPLETAVKSIVREAVRCRNLVRDLLVFSRVSKTELEPMDLNQMLEAAIHLIQAKARLINADIQKSLQPELPHILGNPNQIQQVIINLATNALDAMPTGGVLSIKTELLQENPLSWVCLKVTDTGGGIPPEILSKIFDPFFTTKPVGQGTGLGLSLIHEIVEKHSGTIEVQSVPGHTEFCVKFPIRAVSESHV
- the murG gene encoding undecaprenyldiphospho-muramoylpentapeptide beta-N-acetylglucosaminyltransferase, coding for MSEPSSNRPLALFVAGGTGGHLYPGIAVARAFREAAPSWDVLFVIRRGDLGREALEREGLAVREITGQGMPRAVTWRALLFPFRFFTGAWEAWRLVRKHKPRAVIGMGGYLSFPVLLAAHLQHIPTFIHEQNVLPGLANRILARWVNAAAVSFPDSQSRLTSKQVWVTGLPVRQEIGKVSSLDGKKAFGLDPEKITFLIFGGSQGAQHLNEILLDVWGKLSPETDRFQVLHITGPSHQAAMETAYRSLPVQSVVLGYCHDMPSAYAAADLVICRAGASTIAELLAAERPSILVPFPFASKNHQLLNARVLEKEGLAEVIEERKLDPEVLASHLRKLTAHPEILQAWQTRFTSSQLPEMPKEAALRFVTNIKKTLDV
- the ftsW gene encoding putative lipid II flippase FtsW gives rise to the protein MNRRKAKTLRIDRPLLLATLLLLGVGLVMVFSASANMSETRFGSAYLFVRKQLLWDALGAGAMFLCMRIDYHRWQKWCWPLLGIAILSLGAVLAVGPVVKGAQRWIHMGPVTFQPSEIAKLALLLWLADYLDRHKSHLKNFRRGFLPPMMVVGAVLGLILKEPDLGTPILLGGVCLMMLFLAGARLTHLGGTILAGTGPLIYELFCVGYRYRRLKVFTNPWADASGAGYQLTQSLMAFGSGGLFGKGLGASTLKLLYLPDPHTDFIFPVIGEELGFIGALTLVLLFVFWGIRGWQVARRAPDLFGQLFAAGVTGWVLLQAVINMSVSCGLMPTKGLPLPFVSFGGSSLVITMMAVGIMLNISSQGHMERRSETRRSHQ